From the Campylobacter sp. CNRCH_2014_0184h genome, one window contains:
- a CDS encoding helix-turn-helix transcriptional regulator produces MKDLKKYIANSKLTRLEVLYEKLVKSENGITIKELAQELNVSAKTIKRDMQGVFESMGLIKNGRKWRIDTSKDIQEQDDEKIILEVLDTMAKSAGNSFYAKAHPLLSKLSQNISNPIHTSLDAEKLEEKDLSNFQILEQAINTKTQIVFKYENKLFQVKPLKLAFFSGFWYLLAFDMKKRDIFKKFYLKNIQNITLTQEHFQTDESLEVKLQRVNSIWFSLDKPFTVRLLVEEPIRKYFERKPLNSQIITGKDKDGSIEIELEITHEMEILPLVYYYIPYVKVLEPDFIANKVKEVVGEYLDQISK; encoded by the coding sequence ATGAAAGATCTTAAAAAATACATTGCAAATTCCAAACTAACACGCCTTGAAGTTTTATATGAAAAATTAGTAAAGTCTGAAAATGGCATAACCATAAAAGAACTAGCCCAAGAACTCAATGTAAGCGCTAAAACCATAAAAAGAGACATGCAAGGGGTTTTTGAGTCTATGGGGCTTATTAAAAATGGAAGAAAATGGCGTATCGATACAAGCAAAGACATTCAAGAGCAAGATGATGAAAAAATAATCCTTGAAGTGCTTGATACCATGGCAAAAAGTGCCGGAAATAGCTTTTATGCTAAGGCTCATCCCCTACTTTCTAAACTTTCTCAAAATATCTCTAACCCCATCCATACTAGTTTAGATGCAGAAAAGCTAGAAGAAAAAGATTTAAGCAATTTTCAAATCCTCGAACAAGCTATCAACACCAAAACACAAATTGTCTTTAAATATGAAAATAAACTTTTCCAAGTAAAACCTTTAAAACTAGCTTTTTTTAGTGGATTTTGGTATTTGCTTGCTTTTGATATGAAAAAACGTGATATTTTCAAAAAATTTTATTTAAAAAATATCCAAAACATCACCCTAACCCAAGAGCATTTTCAAACCGATGAGAGTTTAGAAGTAAAACTTCAAAGAGTAAATTCTATATGGTTTAGCCTTGATAAGCCTTTTACAGTAAGGCTTTTAGTAGAAGAACCGATACGAAAATACTTTGAAAGAAAGCCTCTAAATTCACAAATCATCACCGGTAAAGACAAAGATGGCTCCATAGAAATAGAGCTTGAGATAACTCATGAAATGGAAATTTTACCTTTAGTGTATTATTACATACCTTATGTAAAGGTTTTAGAACCTGATTTTATAGCAAATAAAGTCAAAGAAGTAGTTGGAGAATACCTTGATCAAATAAGCAAATGA
- the traN gene encoding conjugal transfer protein TraN — MGLVPCKEDEKKLAKLNKQNRCVEVGEYCSKKIKFIACIQHKKTHCCFNSKLARIFNEQGCPQIKRGWGSPKSPDCRGFTPEEFQKLDFSEIDLSEFIADIVGSIDVDKIQADSIKIQEKIESNLENLTRKPTN, encoded by the coding sequence ATAGGGCTTGTACCTTGTAAAGAAGATGAAAAAAAGCTAGCAAAACTCAATAAGCAAAATAGATGTGTAGAAGTTGGTGAATATTGCTCTAAAAAAATTAAATTCATAGCTTGTATTCAGCATAAAAAAACACATTGTTGTTTTAATTCAAAATTAGCAAGAATATTTAATGAACAAGGATGCCCACAAATTAAAAGAGGTTGGGGTTCTCCAAAAAGTCCTGATTGTAGAGGATTTACTCCAGAAGAATTTCAAAAGTTAGATTTTAGTGAAATAGATTTAAGTGAATTTATTGCTGATATTGTTGGAAGTATTGATGTAGATAAAATACAAGCTGATTCTATAAAAATACAAGAAAAGATTGAAAGCAATCTTGAGAATTTAACAAGAAAACCTACTAATTAA
- the flgL gene encoding flagellar hook-associated protein FlgL, translated as MRISNQYTYYTSIQNYTDGQSLLNKYNLQLQTGQLIQHSWENANTYINGSRLEYELANIGQVIEGTQSAMELAKNTDTALKNITELLEKFKTLLTKAASDGNSQESREAIAKELKLVRDSIVNIANTSINGQYLFAGSNSANMPFDKYGNYTGNKDNIFVVSGAGTQIPYNIPGWDLFFKPDSNINKIISTNVSFTDARYPDKKEYLTGESKFSHLIGQNYVQNGKLDPDKNFEDSYDEKLPFPHSSMYIQGVRPDGTSFKATLDIDPDAKIEDVLENIGKLYGNTEGNEVVKVALNDSGQIEIKSLKEGSSSLDFHAVAMTPQLQDAEQIKALSEAAQREGISMDEVTNRIMQAAHNGDLNNTKSPVTVEVGGEQFTVDIYKTDFIKSNINGNKTNGADFDVPFEKDGNTVFGNVSQVIKGTSEYATDSTKLSEVVANANGSMDGQQLQMEITSRSGQKYNVTIDLENSTVSYPDPNNPDQTISFPITHSQYNEATGTSVGMQTRPEDITYGQLNDIIGMFASDNVPTATITPNANGTINNNDFQTIQQDIADSKGFVEVSMDYKGRISITDKFSTNTNIGLTIKDSNSNSGFPPAGEVSNGSGFVFSANNSLTIDDPNIDLIKDLDEMIDAVLNGSMRADSEGSDPRNTGLQGALERIDHLQDHVRKMQTTIGAYTNNIEETNKRMTFLNVNVASIKSGVTDADYGQTYMMFMQTMVSYQAMLSATSKISQMSLLNYL; from the coding sequence ATGAGAATTAGTAACCAGTATACTTACTACACTTCTATACAAAATTACACGGATGGTCAGTCTTTACTTAATAAATATAATTTGCAATTACAAACAGGTCAACTTATACAGCACTCTTGGGAAAATGCCAATACTTATATTAATGGTTCAAGATTAGAATATGAACTAGCTAATATAGGTCAGGTAATTGAAGGAACTCAATCAGCTATGGAATTAGCAAAAAACACAGATACGGCTTTAAAAAATATCACTGAACTTTTGGAAAAATTTAAAACACTCTTAACAAAAGCTGCAAGCGATGGTAACTCTCAAGAATCAAGAGAAGCTATAGCGAAAGAACTTAAACTTGTGAGAGATTCTATTGTAAATATTGCCAATACTAGCATTAATGGGCAGTATTTGTTTGCAGGATCAAATAGTGCTAATATGCCTTTTGATAAATATGGAAACTATACTGGCAATAAAGATAATATTTTTGTGGTTAGTGGTGCTGGCACGCAAATTCCTTATAATATACCTGGTTGGGATTTATTTTTTAAACCTGATTCAAATATAAATAAAATCATTTCAACAAATGTTTCTTTCACTGATGCTCGTTATCCGGATAAAAAAGAATATTTAACAGGAGAGTCTAAATTTTCGCATTTAATAGGCCAAAATTATGTTCAAAATGGCAAACTTGATCCTGATAAAAATTTCGAAGATAGTTATGATGAGAAACTTCCTTTTCCACACTCATCAATGTATATTCAAGGCGTTAGACCCGATGGAACAAGTTTTAAAGCCACTTTGGATATAGATCCTGATGCTAAAATTGAAGATGTTTTAGAAAATATTGGAAAGCTATATGGCAACACAGAGGGAAATGAGGTTGTTAAGGTCGCATTGAATGATAGTGGCCAAATAGAAATAAAGAGTTTAAAAGAAGGAAGTAGTTCTTTAGATTTTCATGCAGTTGCCATGACACCACAACTTCAAGACGCAGAGCAAATTAAAGCCTTAAGTGAGGCTGCTCAAAGAGAAGGTATCAGCATGGACGAAGTTACCAATCGCATTATGCAAGCAGCGCATAATGGAGATTTAAATAATACTAAAAGTCCAGTAACTGTGGAAGTTGGCGGTGAGCAATTTACTGTTGATATTTACAAAACAGACTTTATAAAAAGCAATATCAATGGTAATAAAACCAATGGAGCTGACTTTGATGTGCCTTTTGAAAAAGATGGCAATACTGTTTTTGGAAATGTTTCTCAAGTGATTAAAGGCACTAGTGAGTATGCTACTGATAGTACAAAATTAAGTGAAGTCGTTGCAAATGCTAATGGTAGCATGGATGGCCAACAACTTCAAATGGAAATCACTTCTAGAAGCGGTCAAAAATATAATGTAACTATTGATTTAGAAAATTCTACTGTAAGTTATCCTGATCCAAATAATCCGGATCAAACCATTAGTTTTCCTATTACTCATTCTCAATATAATGAAGCAACTGGAACCTCAGTGGGTATGCAAACAAGACCTGAAGATATTACCTATGGTCAGTTAAATGATATTATAGGTATGTTTGCAAGCGATAATGTTCCTACAGCAACTATTACTCCAAATGCAAACGGAACTATTAATAATAATGATTTTCAAACTATCCAACAAGACATAGCTGATTCTAAGGGTTTTGTTGAAGTTAGTATGGACTATAAAGGTCGTATAAGTATTACTGATAAATTTTCAACTAATACAAATATAGGTCTTACCATCAAAGATTCAAATTCAAATAGCGGCTTTCCCCCAGCAGGAGAAGTAAGCAATGGTTCAGGTTTTGTATTTAGTGCAAATAATTCTTTAACTATCGATGATCCAAATATTGATTTGATTAAAGATTTAGATGAGATGATAGATGCGGTTTTAAACGGTAGTATGAGGGCTGATTCAGAAGGAAGTGATCCTAGAAATACAGGTTTACAAGGCGCATTAGAAAGGATTGATCATTTACAAGATCATGTTAGAAAAATGCAAACAACCATAGGAGCTTATACTAACAATATAGAAGAAACAAACAAAAGAATGACTTTTTTAAATGTTAATGTTGCTTCTATAAAAAGTGGTGTGACTGATGCTGATTATGGGCAAACATATATGATGTTTATGCAAACTATGGTTTCTTATCAAGCTATGCTTTCAGCTACTTCTAAAATTTCTCAAATGAGTTTATTAAACTACTTATAA
- a CDS encoding DNA translocase FtsK, whose protein sequence is MFVILDGLFGKIGSLILVILLLAFAFSISFPQIIKEVFKIDLDFDFYLKLETLIKNKIFGFFGGDKYENETKEEQEKLKQELLIKEKKEELVEKEELPKQEVQENKKFNLEDLKNQELEEVIISEEDKKLSSSYIHELSEPIASFAQKASQINIKEDEMTPEEYLSKYKNNSEDIYTQTLKSKNLDEPSYKRRNMDLNENKEEAIEENSLFAKELKEREQMLQKAKLLEEYKALQKEKILEELNEDFKKIEELNAIEAQKEAEFKKIQNKTSFLGVKEFKDEDFIPQNEVKELDFSEDDFAKPVSIEELRGKRNYESPFVVEEVQIEVKEEKVPFEITQEPIVEVVENKTHYSITNEVSENKALLKDLDFGNFEKPKDFSLPPLDFLTMPKEGKSEINEEEIDRKIYDLLEKLRRFKIGGDVVRTYTGPVVTTFEFRPAADVKVSKILSLQDDLAMALKAQTIRIQAPIPGKDVVGIEVPNEKIDTIYLREILESEVFKNSSSPLTIALGKDIVGDPFITDLKKLPHLLIAGTTGSGKSVGINSMLLSLLYRNSPKTLRLMMIDPKMLEFSIYNDIPHLLTPVITDPKKAVNALSNMVAEMERRYRLMAEAKTKNIENYNEKIKEQGGEILPFIVVIIDELADLMMTAGKDVEFYIGRLAQMARASGIHLIVATQRPSVDVVTGVVKANLPSRISYKVGQKIDSKVILDSMGAESLLGRGDCLFTPPGMSGLVRLHAPFASENEIENIVEFLKAQQVVEYDESFLKDDSQDGSYKRSEFDDGDLDELYEEAKAVILEDRKTSISYLQRRLKIGYNRAANIIEQLSQTGVLSEPDAKGQREIL, encoded by the coding sequence ATGTTTGTGATTTTAGATGGACTTTTTGGAAAAATAGGTAGCTTAATCTTGGTGATTTTGCTTTTAGCTTTTGCTTTTAGTATTTCTTTTCCGCAAATTATCAAAGAAGTGTTTAAAATAGATCTTGATTTTGATTTTTATTTAAAACTCGAAACTTTAATTAAAAATAAAATTTTTGGCTTTTTTGGTGGTGATAAGTATGAAAATGAAACCAAAGAAGAGCAAGAAAAACTTAAGCAAGAGCTTTTAATTAAAGAAAAAAAAGAAGAACTCGTTGAGAAAGAAGAGTTGCCAAAACAAGAGGTTCAAGAAAATAAAAAATTCAATCTTGAAGATTTGAAAAATCAAGAATTAGAAGAAGTGATAATTAGTGAAGAGGATAAAAAATTAAGCTCAAGTTATATTCATGAGCTTTCAGAGCCTATTGCAAGTTTTGCTCAAAAAGCTAGTCAAATAAATATAAAGGAAGATGAAATGACCCCTGAAGAGTATTTGTCAAAATATAAAAATAATAGTGAAGATATTTATACTCAAACTTTAAAAAGTAAAAATTTAGATGAGCCAAGTTATAAAAGACGTAATATGGACTTAAATGAAAACAAAGAAGAAGCGATAGAAGAAAATTCTTTATTTGCCAAAGAGCTTAAAGAGCGTGAGCAAATGCTGCAAAAAGCTAAATTGCTAGAAGAGTATAAAGCTTTACAAAAAGAAAAAATTTTAGAAGAACTTAATGAGGATTTTAAAAAAATTGAAGAATTAAATGCTATAGAAGCACAAAAAGAAGCTGAGTTTAAAAAAATTCAAAATAAAACTAGCTTTTTAGGGGTAAAAGAATTTAAAGATGAAGATTTTATTCCGCAAAATGAAGTAAAAGAACTTGATTTTAGTGAAGATGATTTTGCTAAGCCTGTTAGTATAGAAGAACTAAGAGGTAAAAGAAACTATGAAAGTCCTTTTGTGGTAGAAGAAGTACAAATTGAAGTTAAAGAAGAAAAAGTTCCATTTGAAATTACTCAAGAGCCTATAGTGGAAGTAGTAGAAAACAAAACACACTATTCTATCACTAATGAAGTGAGTGAAAATAAAGCTTTATTGAAAGATCTTGATTTTGGAAATTTTGAAAAACCAAAAGATTTTTCTTTACCACCTTTAGATTTTTTAACCATGCCAAAAGAAGGCAAAAGTGAAATCAATGAAGAAGAAATCGATAGAAAAATTTATGATTTATTGGAAAAATTAAGACGCTTTAAAATAGGTGGCGATGTAGTTAGAACTTACACAGGTCCTGTTGTAACTACTTTTGAATTTCGTCCAGCAGCAGATGTTAAAGTGAGTAAAATTTTATCTTTACAAGATGATTTGGCTATGGCTTTAAAAGCTCAAACTATAAGAATTCAAGCTCCAATCCCAGGTAAAGATGTAGTAGGGATTGAAGTACCAAATGAAAAAATCGATACGATTTACTTAAGAGAAATTTTAGAAAGTGAGGTATTTAAAAATTCTAGCTCACCTTTAACTATAGCTTTAGGTAAGGATATAGTAGGTGATCCTTTCATCACAGATCTTAAAAAGCTTCCTCATCTTTTAATAGCAGGAACTACAGGAAGTGGTAAAAGTGTGGGAATTAACTCTATGCTTTTATCTTTGCTTTATAGAAATTCACCAAAAACCTTAAGACTTATGATGATAGATCCAAAAATGCTTGAATTTAGTATTTATAATGATATTCCACATTTACTTACACCGGTAATTACTGATCCTAAAAAGGCGGTAAATGCTTTATCAAATATGGTGGCTGAAATGGAACGCAGGTATCGTTTGATGGCTGAAGCAAAAACTAAAAATATAGAAAATTACAATGAAAAAATCAAAGAACAAGGTGGTGAAATCTTACCATTTATTGTAGTGATTATCGATGAGTTGGCTGATTTAATGATGACTGCGGGTAAAGATGTGGAGTTTTATATAGGTCGCTTAGCACAAATGGCAAGAGCAAGTGGAATCCACTTAATCGTAGCTACACAACGCCCTTCAGTAGATGTTGTTACTGGTGTTGTAAAAGCAAATTTACCAAGTAGAATTTCTTATAAAGTAGGGCAAAAGATAGACTCTAAGGTTATTTTAGATTCTATGGGTGCTGAAAGCTTACTAGGGCGTGGGGATTGTTTATTTACTCCTCCTGGCATGAGTGGTTTAGTGCGTTTGCATGCACCTTTTGCAAGCGAAAATGAAATCGAAAATATAGTAGAGTTTTTAAAAGCTCAACAAGTAGTAGAATATGATGAGAGCTTTTTAAAAGATGATAGCCAAGATGGATCTTATAAAAGAAGTGAATTTGATGATGGGGATTTAGATGAACTTTATGAAGAAGCAAAGGCTGTAATCTTAGAAGATAGAAAAACTAGTATTTCTTATTTGCAAAGACGCTTAAAAATAGGCTATAACCGCGCAGCAAATATCATAGAACAACTTTCACAAACAGGTGTTTTAAGCGAACCTGATGCAAAAGGGCAAAGAGAAATTTTATAA
- the mltG gene encoding endolytic transglycosylase MltG — MKSIIGNAKNLRIFLICCDLILIFLLSIFYYLLLPIKTNSVVFIPQGSVSKIITQLDKNNYKMSSIDKYTLYFLGHPQSGWINIGTKELNRAEFLHKLTVAKAALETITLIPGETTEIFFEELAPKLNLNVKILMQEFYKQSPFKEGMLFPETYKIPKGITEELLVKYLLAYSVSEFKKLSYKIFREYNEKKWHEYIIIASIIQKEAASNEEMPIVSSVIRNRLRKGMKLQMDGTLNYGKYSHEKITPQRIRSDNSSYNTYKFNGIPKEAVCNVSFEAIKAAIFPAKTEYLYFVRDKKTNKHIFTSTLKDHNKAIRN; from the coding sequence ATGAAAAGTATCATAGGTAATGCTAAAAATTTAAGAATTTTTTTAATATGTTGTGACTTGATTTTAATTTTTCTTTTATCCATTTTTTATTATCTACTTTTACCTATAAAAACAAACTCTGTGGTTTTTATACCACAAGGTTCTGTTAGCAAGATTATAACGCAATTAGATAAAAATAACTATAAAATGAGCAGTATCGATAAATATACTTTATATTTTTTGGGCCATCCACAATCTGGCTGGATAAATATAGGCACAAAAGAACTAAATAGAGCTGAATTTTTACATAAGCTTACCGTCGCTAAGGCAGCGCTTGAAACTATTACTTTAATTCCTGGAGAAACGACTGAAATTTTCTTTGAAGAATTAGCACCGAAGTTAAATTTAAATGTTAAAATCTTAATGCAGGAATTTTACAAACAAAGTCCTTTTAAAGAAGGTATGCTTTTTCCTGAAACTTATAAAATTCCAAAAGGTATCACAGAAGAGCTTTTGGTAAAATATCTTTTGGCTTACTCTGTAAGTGAATTTAAAAAACTTTCTTATAAAATTTTTAGAGAATATAATGAAAAAAAATGGCATGAGTATATCATCATAGCTTCCATTATACAAAAAGAAGCAGCGAGTAATGAAGAAATGCCTATAGTTTCATCTGTAATTAGAAATCGTTTAAGAAAAGGTATGAAGCTTCAAATGGATGGAACATTAAATTATGGAAAATACTCTCATGAAAAAATCACTCCACAAAGAATAAGATCAGATAATAGTTCTTACAATACTTATAAATTTAATGGCATACCAAAAGAAGCTGTATGCAATGTTTCATTTGAAGCTATCAAGGCAGCTATTTTTCCTGCTAAAACAGAATATTTATACTTTGTAAGAGATAAAAAAACTAATAAGCATATTTTTACCTCTACTTTAAAAGATCATAACAAGGCAATAAGAAATTGA
- a CDS encoding AsmA-like C-terminal domain-containing protein, with the protein MILFIALFIYLKNGIYIEKLEFSSINLEKLYIKLDKKLILNAKKVVVNSQSQSAQNETSASKAVQLIKDVKYIYWFFQEINIDEMFVNNYPVELIYKNNLFFVNSKNLLVKVNLKISDKNIQANIDNFLLKDHNLSIIGSLLINPKTKFYTFKGKIDSDFLKSDVKFSLKREEIAYELENISSNNISQIFDILVENGVHLPSNLALWVGGKVKADFYFIEKLSGFADFGKHRYYLNDINAKGYVNNLKVVLDKGIDPIVSPFVRLEFAKQRLDFIYDDLRFNNQDLTQSQIYIDNMLNEKAGIYIRIKSDNARADYRVNKILLLYDIKLPFLQNNGVTKTDLVLKIPFDHPEKITYNGSFNIINSNINISDFKITQANLTLKKDKLDIQNASVQSSMINGDLNASVDLKQKKGDFKTFITNLELPQESLKMENKFLDLSLDFDKNISLYNKEFTTTLNFDQGVSVYVEKLAKYKNYSKLMQKNKVHDGELSLNTLNFQDFNVDINNTTFESFLLYKDNNPYEYDSFNIKIKGNDFNLTSVSGSIFAQKDNDDVNITLNNINLLISQQDTENTLDTLENSTYNISGKNIDLILKDFNKTLDFDQFDAKIKKDSVKAWANRNESRFDFLFKENQMQIRALKMDDDFLNTFMRQNVFEKGEFNLYVDGNSTDFFKGKFLFKDTYLKDLKFHQQLLSFIDTIPSLILFKAPTFNEKGFSVENAGISFNRKKDLFEIDALNFNGDSADVLGQVKINLRSNQVDGLLELRTLKSASSVISKVPIINQIILGKDRQISTQIKLSGTVDEPEFKTQLIAQSLQLPYHLIKNIFELPANLVK; encoded by the coding sequence ATGATACTTTTCATTGCTTTGTTTATTTACCTCAAAAATGGAATTTATATAGAAAAATTAGAATTTTCTTCTATTAATTTAGAGAAATTATATATTAAATTAGATAAAAAACTCATTTTAAATGCTAAAAAAGTCGTAGTAAATTCTCAAAGTCAAAGTGCTCAAAATGAAACTAGCGCAAGTAAAGCTGTGCAGCTTATTAAAGATGTAAAATATATTTATTGGTTTTTTCAAGAAATCAATATTGATGAAATGTTTGTCAATAACTATCCTGTGGAGTTAATTTATAAAAATAATTTATTTTTTGTAAACAGCAAAAATCTTTTAGTAAAAGTGAATTTAAAAATTAGTGATAAAAATATACAAGCTAATATTGATAATTTTCTTTTAAAAGATCATAATCTTAGCATAATTGGCTCCTTGCTTATTAATCCTAAGACAAAATTTTATACTTTTAAAGGTAAAATCGATAGTGATTTTTTAAAAAGTGATGTTAAATTTTCACTCAAAAGAGAAGAGATTGCTTATGAATTAGAAAATATCAGTTCAAATAATATTTCGCAAATTTTTGATATTTTAGTAGAAAATGGAGTACATTTGCCTTCTAATCTTGCTCTTTGGGTGGGTGGTAAGGTAAAGGCTGATTTTTATTTTATAGAAAAATTAAGCGGTTTTGCAGACTTTGGAAAGCATAGATATTATTTAAACGATATCAATGCCAAAGGTTATGTAAATAATTTAAAAGTAGTTTTAGATAAAGGCATAGATCCTATCGTAAGTCCTTTTGTAAGACTTGAATTTGCTAAACAAAGACTTGATTTTATTTATGATGATTTGCGTTTTAATAATCAGGATTTAACCCAAAGTCAAATTTATATAGATAATATGTTAAATGAAAAAGCAGGAATTTATATACGCATTAAAAGTGATAATGCTAGAGCTGATTATAGGGTTAATAAAATTTTGCTTTTATATGATATAAAATTACCATTTTTACAAAATAATGGTGTTACAAAGACTGATTTAGTATTAAAAATTCCTTTTGACCATCCTGAGAAAATTACTTATAATGGTAGTTTTAATATTATTAATTCAAATATAAATATAAGTGATTTTAAGATAACTCAAGCAAATCTTACTTTAAAAAAAGATAAACTAGATATACAAAATGCAAGCGTGCAAAGTAGTATGATTAATGGTGATCTTAATGCAAGTGTTGATTTGAAGCAAAAAAAAGGTGATTTTAAAACCTTTATAACAAACTTAGAACTACCACAAGAGAGCTTAAAAATGGAAAATAAATTTCTTGATTTAAGCCTTGATTTTGATAAAAATATTAGTTTATATAATAAAGAATTTACCACAACTTTAAATTTTGATCAAGGTGTGTCTGTTTATGTTGAAAAACTTGCAAAATATAAAAATTATTCTAAATTAATGCAAAAAAATAAAGTGCATGATGGGGAATTATCTTTAAATACTTTAAATTTCCAAGATTTTAATGTAGATATTAATAATACTACTTTTGAATCATTTTTGCTCTATAAAGATAATAATCCTTATGAATATGATAGTTTTAATATAAAAATAAAAGGTAATGATTTTAATTTAACTAGTGTAAGTGGTAGTATTTTTGCACAAAAAGACAATGATGATGTAAATATTACTTTAAATAATATTAATTTATTGATTTCTCAGCAAGATACAGAAAATACTTTAGATACTCTTGAAAATTCAACTTATAATATTAGTGGTAAAAATATAGATTTGATTTTAAAAGATTTTAATAAAACCTTAGATTTTGATCAATTTGACGCTAAAATTAAAAAAGATTCCGTAAAAGCTTGGGCAAATAGAAATGAATCTAGATTTGATTTTTTGTTTAAAGAAAATCAAATGCAAATTAGAGCTTTAAAAATGGATGATGATTTTCTAAACACCTTTATGCGCCAAAATGTTTTTGAAAAAGGTGAGTTTAATCTTTATGTAGATGGCAATAGTACTGATTTTTTCAAAGGTAAGTTCTTATTTAAAGATACTTATTTAAAAGATTTGAAATTTCATCAACAGCTTTTAAGTTTTATTGATACCATACCTAGTTTAATTTTATTTAAGGCGCCTACCTTTAATGAAAAAGGCTTTAGTGTTGAAAATGCTGGTATAAGTTTTAATCGTAAAAAAGATCTTTTTGAAATAGACGCACTTAATTTTAATGGTGATAGTGCAGATGTGTTAGGTCAAGTTAAAATCAATTTAAGAAGCAATCAAGTGGATGGTTTATTAGAACTTAGAACGCTAAAATCAGCCAGTTCGGTTATTTCCAAAGTTCCAATTATCAATCAAATTATATTAGGTAAAGATAGGCAAATTAGTACACAAATTAAATTAAGCGGAACAGTGGATGAACCTGAATTTAAGACCCAGCTTATTGCACAAAGCTTGCAACTTCCTTATCATTTAATTAAAAATATTTTTGAATTACCAGCTAATTTAGTGAAATAA
- a CDS encoding malate dehydrogenase produces MKITIIGAGNVGVSTAYALILRELVDELVLIDINKDLLFARELELSQSIAAFNFDIKITCTDDYAHSKDSQVVVFSAGVARKEGQSRDELFAINAKIMFECANNIKKFNNDPLFIIVSNPVDFLLNALYESKLFSSKKIIAMAGVLDNARFKYEVGKKLNIKTSCIDTKLIGFHNDSMVLVKSQSKVQNKALNEVLNEYDLAQIEQEVKTGGAKIIKHLKTSAYLAPASACVRMIEALKSGEFLPICVILDGEYGIKEKAFGAMARISLDGVLEILELKLDNQEQIALENSLIQYNYK; encoded by the coding sequence ATGAAAATCACTATCATAGGCGCAGGAAATGTTGGTGTAAGTACTGCTTATGCTTTGATTTTAAGAGAGTTGGTTGATGAGCTTGTTTTGATTGATATTAATAAAGATTTGCTTTTTGCTAGAGAATTGGAATTAAGTCAGAGCATAGCTGCTTTTAATTTTGATATTAAAATAACTTGCACGGATGATTATGCGCACTCAAAAGATTCTCAAGTGGTTGTTTTTAGTGCGGGAGTAGCTAGAAAAGAAGGTCAAAGTAGGGATGAGCTTTTTGCTATTAATGCTAAAATTATGTTTGAGTGTGCCAATAATATTAAAAAATTTAACAACGATCCTTTGTTTATTATAGTAAGCAATCCTGTAGATTTTTTACTTAATGCTCTTTATGAAAGTAAATTATTTTCATCAAAAAAAATCATTGCTATGGCAGGTGTTTTGGATAATGCTAGATTTAAATATGAAGTTGGTAAAAAATTAAATATAAAAACTTCTTGTATAGATACTAAGCTTATAGGTTTTCACAATGATAGCATGGTTTTAGTAAAATCTCAAAGTAAAGTTCAAAACAAAGCATTAAATGAGGTTTTAAATGAATATGATCTTGCTCAAATAGAACAAGAAGTTAAAACCGGTGGTGCTAAAATTATTAAACACTTAAAAACTTCAGCATATTTAGCCCCTGCAAGTGCTTGTGTGAGGATGATAGAGGCTTTAAAAAGTGGAGAATTTTTACCAATATGTGTAATTTTAGATGGAGAATACGGCATAAAAGAAAAAGCTTTTGGTGCTATGGCAAGGATAAGTCTTGATGGGGTGCTTGAAATTTTGGAGTTAAAATTAGACAATCAAGAACAAATTGCATTAGAAAATTCTCTCATTCAGTATAATTATAAATAA
- a CDS encoding 2-oxoglutarate:acceptor oxidoreductase, delta subunit, with translation MLMVAPENTPVWVDEARCKACNICVSYCPAGVLAMRDEISAVLGQMIEVVHPDSCIGCSECESHCPDFAIFVAKRDEFKFAKLTPEAKERAQAVKENKYKKLNA, from the coding sequence ATTTTAATGGTAGCCCCAGAAAATACACCGGTTTGGGTTGATGAAGCAAGATGTAAAGCTTGTAATATCTGTGTTAGCTATTGTCCAGCTGGAGTTTTAGCAATGAGAGATGAAATCAGTGCAGTTTTAGGACAGATGATAGAAGTGGTTCATCCTGATTCTTGTATAGGCTGTAGTGAATGTGAAAGTCACTGCCCTGATTTTGCAATTTTTGTTGCAAAAAGAGATGAGTTTAAATTTGCAAAGCTTACGCCAGAAGCCAAAGAAAGAGCACAAGCTGTTAAAGAAAATAAATATAAAAAATTAAACGCATAG